A single window of Jiangella alkaliphila DNA harbors:
- a CDS encoding ABC transporter ATP-binding protein → MSTPTAIRVRGLRKAYAGVAAVDGLDLDVEHGEVFALLGPNGAGKTTTVEILEGFRRRDGGEVSVLGADPARPGAGWRERIGIVLQSSGGHDELTVHELVHHFAGYYPDARDPDEVIAAVGLDEKSTTRARHLSGGQRRRLDVALGILGNPALLFLDEPTTGFDPEARREFWALITSLAADGTTIILTTHYLDEAEHLAGRVGVITSGRIVALDSPDRLGGRDQDQAVVRWTEDGHTQTERTAEPTALVSALAHRLGGEVPGLTVSRPTLEDVYLRLIGEPAQTMEVVS, encoded by the coding sequence ATGAGCACACCCACCGCCATCCGGGTCCGCGGGCTGCGCAAGGCCTATGCCGGAGTCGCCGCCGTCGACGGGCTCGACCTCGACGTGGAGCACGGAGAGGTCTTCGCCCTGCTGGGGCCGAACGGCGCCGGAAAGACCACCACCGTCGAGATCCTCGAGGGCTTCCGCCGCCGCGACGGCGGAGAGGTCAGCGTGCTCGGCGCCGACCCCGCCCGGCCGGGCGCCGGCTGGCGCGAGCGCATCGGCATCGTGCTGCAGAGCTCCGGCGGCCACGACGAGCTGACCGTCCACGAGCTGGTGCACCACTTCGCCGGCTACTACCCCGACGCCCGCGACCCGGACGAGGTGATCGCGGCCGTCGGGCTGGACGAGAAGAGCACCACCCGCGCACGGCACCTGTCCGGCGGCCAGCGCCGCCGGCTGGACGTCGCGCTGGGCATCCTGGGCAACCCGGCGCTGCTCTTCCTCGACGAGCCCACCACCGGGTTCGACCCGGAGGCGCGGCGCGAGTTCTGGGCGCTCATCACCTCGCTCGCCGCCGACGGCACGACGATCATCCTCACCACCCACTATCTCGACGAGGCCGAGCACCTGGCCGGCCGCGTCGGCGTCATCACCAGCGGGCGCATCGTCGCGCTGGACAGCCCGGACCGCCTCGGCGGACGCGACCAGGACCAGGCCGTCGTCCGCTGGACCGAGGACGGCCACACGCAGACCGAGCGGACCGCCGAGCCGACGGCGCTCGTCTCCGCCCTGGCGCACCGCCTCGGCGGCGAGGTGCCCGGCCTCACCGTCAGCCGGCCCACGCTGGAGGACGTCTACCTGCGGCTCATCGGCGAGCCGGCCCAGACCATGGAGGTCGTGTCATGA
- a CDS encoding ABC transporter permease, translating into MSVAVSPARIARSRASLEIKSYFRERDSVIFSFLFPIIMLGIFAVVFGGDDVALGSEQGIDFARYFLPGMIASGIMLVSFQTLAISLAIEREDGTLKRLRGTPMPPVSYFLGKVGMILVVGLSQTVLLLAVAAVAFGVELPTDPARWLTFAWCYVLGTAGGAVLGIAYSSVPKSAKSASAVVVGPLIVLQFISGVFFVFNDLPSWLQNVASVFPLKWLAQGMRSVFLPDRFEELEVSGSWQHGPTALILSLWLIVGLVICVRTFRWQRRDDG; encoded by the coding sequence ATGAGCGTCGCCGTGAGCCCGGCACGCATCGCGCGGTCGCGCGCGTCGCTGGAGATCAAGAGCTACTTCCGCGAGCGCGACTCCGTCATCTTCTCGTTCCTGTTCCCCATCATCATGCTGGGCATCTTCGCCGTCGTGTTCGGCGGCGACGACGTCGCGCTCGGCAGCGAACAGGGCATCGACTTCGCCCGCTACTTCCTGCCCGGCATGATCGCGTCCGGCATCATGCTGGTCAGCTTCCAGACGCTGGCGATCAGCCTGGCCATCGAGCGCGAGGACGGCACGCTGAAGCGGCTGCGCGGCACACCGATGCCGCCGGTGTCGTACTTCCTCGGCAAGGTCGGCATGATCCTGGTCGTCGGGCTGAGCCAGACGGTCCTGCTGCTGGCGGTGGCCGCGGTCGCGTTCGGCGTCGAGCTGCCGACGGACCCGGCGAGGTGGCTGACGTTCGCCTGGTGCTACGTGCTCGGCACGGCCGGCGGCGCCGTCCTGGGCATCGCGTACTCGTCGGTCCCGAAGTCGGCGAAGAGCGCGTCCGCCGTCGTCGTCGGGCCGCTGATCGTGCTCCAGTTCATCTCCGGCGTGTTCTTCGTCTTCAACGACCTGCCAAGCTGGCTCCAGAACGTCGCCTCGGTGTTCCCGCTGAAATGGCTGGCCCAGGGCATGCGTTCGGTGTTCCTGCCCGACCGCTTCGAAGAGCTGGAGGTGTCCGGATCATGGCAGCACGGTCCGACGGCGCTGATCCTGTCGCTGTGGCTGATCGTGGGCCTGGTGATCTGCGTCCGGACGTTCCGGTGGCAGCGCCGGGACGACGGCTGA